The Gordonia sp. KTR9 genome contains a region encoding:
- the ggh gene encoding glucosylglycerate hydrolase produces the protein MARYGFTPTQLSARAAYLLRGNDLGTMTSAAPKLYPHMWSWDAAFVTVGLAPLSVERAVIEMDTLLSAQWRNGMIPHIVFANGRDGYFPGPGRWECARLAECAPDFPDTSGITQPPVHAIAVQRILDHSRRHGRTTRAVANEFIDRRWSSLVRWHRWLAHARDPNGRGRITIFHGWESGMDNSPRWDSAYANVVPGADLPPYQRADLDHVDDFSMRPTDLEYDRYIWLVEQMKRANYDDELLPKAMSFAVEDVFVSAIFAVACDVLATIGEDYSKPRSDVRDLRAWADRFRAGVVSAANDRNGAARDFDLRANSWINTETIAVFAPLLCGGLSRERERALLRLFDGPRYCGHPDLRYAVPPSTSPISADFRPREYWRGPVWPVMTWLFSWAFARRGWTERSARLREEGLRQATDGSFAEYYEPFTGEPLGSMQQSWTAASVLDWLD, from the coding sequence GTGGCCAGGTACGGATTCACCCCAACGCAGTTGTCGGCACGTGCCGCGTACCTGCTCCGAGGCAATGACCTGGGCACGATGACAAGCGCTGCACCGAAGTTGTATCCGCACATGTGGAGCTGGGATGCGGCGTTCGTGACGGTCGGCCTCGCACCGTTGTCGGTCGAGCGGGCTGTCATCGAGATGGACACCCTGCTGTCGGCGCAGTGGCGCAACGGCATGATCCCGCACATCGTGTTCGCGAACGGTCGCGACGGCTACTTCCCCGGGCCGGGTCGCTGGGAGTGCGCCCGGCTGGCCGAGTGCGCGCCGGATTTCCCCGACACCTCCGGCATCACCCAGCCACCGGTACACGCGATCGCGGTACAGCGGATCCTCGATCACTCCCGGCGCCACGGTCGCACCACGCGTGCCGTCGCCAACGAGTTCATCGACCGGCGCTGGAGTTCCCTCGTCCGATGGCACCGCTGGCTCGCGCACGCACGGGATCCCAACGGGCGCGGCCGGATCACGATCTTCCACGGCTGGGAATCGGGTATGGACAATTCCCCCCGCTGGGATTCGGCATACGCCAATGTCGTTCCTGGGGCGGACCTTCCGCCGTACCAGCGCGCCGACCTCGACCATGTCGACGACTTCTCGATGCGTCCCACCGACCTCGAATACGACCGCTACATCTGGCTCGTCGAGCAGATGAAGCGCGCGAATTACGACGACGAGCTGCTCCCGAAGGCGATGAGCTTCGCCGTCGAGGACGTCTTCGTCAGCGCGATCTTCGCCGTCGCCTGCGACGTGCTCGCGACGATCGGCGAGGACTACTCCAAGCCGCGGTCGGATGTGCGGGACCTCCGCGCGTGGGCCGACCGCTTCCGGGCCGGTGTTGTCTCTGCCGCCAACGACCGCAACGGCGCCGCAAGGGATTTCGACCTGCGGGCCAACTCGTGGATCAACACCGAGACGATCGCGGTGTTCGCGCCGCTGCTGTGCGGCGGCCTCTCCCGGGAACGCGAACGCGCTCTGCTGCGCCTCTTCGACGGTCCGCGGTATTGCGGCCACCCGGACCTGCGCTACGCGGTCCCGCCGTCGACGTCACCGATCTCGGCGGACTTCCGCCCCCGCGAGTACTGGCGCGGTCCGGTCTGGCCGGTGATGACCTGGCTCTTCAGTTGGGCCTTCGCCCGACGCGGCTGGACCGAGCGGTCCGCGCGTCTGCGCGAGGAGGGACTCCGTCAGGCCACCGACGGTTCGTTCGCGGAGTACTACGAGCCGTTCACCGGTGAGCCGCTCGGCAGTATGCAGCAGAGCTGGACCGCGGCGTCGGTGCTGGATTGGCTTGACTGA
- a CDS encoding SDR family oxidoreductase: MPTALITGASRGLGAEIARQLAPTHDLLLGGRPSTELDRLATELDGASTFAVDLTEYDEVEAAVEAISELDVLVHNAGVASSLEPVAETPVEEWHHILEVNLVAVAELTRLLLPALRAAGGHVVFINSGAGRRVNAGWTPYAASKFGVRALADGLRAEEPALRVTSVFPGRIDTDMQRDIVAIEGNEYDGSKFLRPATVARAVVQAVHTPADAHPEEIVLRPTGRG, from the coding sequence GTGCCCACCGCGTTGATCACCGGGGCGAGCCGTGGCCTCGGAGCCGAGATCGCCCGCCAGCTCGCACCGACCCACGACCTCCTGCTGGGCGGTCGCCCCTCCACCGAACTCGATCGACTGGCCACCGAACTCGACGGCGCGAGCACCTTCGCCGTCGACCTCACCGAATACGACGAGGTCGAGGCCGCCGTGGAGGCCATCAGCGAACTCGACGTGCTCGTCCACAACGCCGGGGTGGCCAGCAGCCTCGAGCCGGTCGCGGAGACCCCGGTCGAGGAATGGCACCACATCCTCGAGGTGAACCTCGTCGCCGTCGCCGAACTCACGCGGCTGCTCCTGCCCGCCCTGCGGGCGGCCGGCGGCCACGTGGTCTTCATCAACTCGGGTGCGGGACGCCGGGTGAACGCCGGATGGACACCGTATGCCGCGAGCAAGTTCGGGGTCCGCGCTCTCGCCGACGGTTTACGCGCCGAGGAACCGGCCCTCCGGGTGACGTCCGTCTTCCCCGGGCGGATCGACACGGACATGCAGCGCGACATCGTCGCCATCGAAGGAAACGAGTACGACGGGTCGAAGTTCTTGCGTCCCGCGACCGTCGCCCGTGCGGTCGTACAGGCCGTCCACACCCCGGCCGACGCCCATCCGGAGGAGATCGTGCTGAGGCCCACGGGCCGGGGCTGA
- a CDS encoding DUF1254 domain-containing protein encodes MSALPGRLGQVRRDGELPHRDDLPLVFEELDYQMACQVYLWALPLVSYAQWQKVHREVFGATESDIVHYVTYRDRLGLITANATTPYILNFFDLGETGPLVIELPPGPTAGGLSDFWQREIGVMGEMGPDGGMGGKHLVIPPGGTVPDSADGVYVQHASGMNIMFGFRTLDPDPARAQHLVEQVRIYPFADRAAPPATRVVSPEGRPWSGDQPRGLDYWVRLHDIYQREVVDERDRFYMAMLAALGIEKGKPFEPDSRVTSILETAAAAGELMAQANTFAKRFPGSTYWPDRHWDLVLALDQSSQRARFHDQLLERAAWFYEAVSFSAAMKSTTPGLGQAYLSCYTDSDDQWLDGGQDYTLRVPADPPAKLFWSATVYDADTRCLVDNEQQRGDRGSRDADLDYNDDGSVDLCFGPHAPAGRESNWIQTVPGQHWFSYFRLYGPLESYFDRSWKLGDIVRSS; translated from the coding sequence GTGAGTGCATTGCCGGGTCGATTGGGGCAGGTTCGCCGCGACGGCGAACTCCCGCACCGGGACGACCTACCCCTCGTGTTCGAAGAACTCGACTATCAGATGGCTTGTCAGGTCTACCTCTGGGCGCTGCCGTTGGTGTCGTATGCGCAGTGGCAGAAGGTCCACCGGGAGGTGTTCGGCGCCACGGAATCCGACATCGTCCACTATGTGACCTACCGGGATCGGCTCGGCCTGATCACCGCCAATGCCACCACCCCGTACATCCTGAACTTCTTCGACCTGGGTGAGACCGGTCCGCTGGTGATCGAGCTCCCACCGGGACCGACCGCAGGCGGCCTGTCGGACTTCTGGCAGCGAGAGATCGGGGTCATGGGGGAGATGGGGCCCGATGGTGGGATGGGGGGCAAGCACCTCGTCATCCCTCCGGGCGGGACTGTGCCCGATTCGGCTGACGGTGTCTACGTCCAGCACGCCAGCGGGATGAACATCATGTTCGGTTTTCGCACCCTTGACCCGGACCCAGCGCGAGCCCAGCACCTCGTCGAGCAGGTCCGGATCTACCCGTTCGCCGACCGGGCCGCTCCGCCGGCGACGAGGGTGGTGTCTCCCGAGGGACGGCCCTGGTCGGGGGATCAACCCCGGGGACTCGACTACTGGGTCCGGTTGCACGACATCTATCAACGCGAAGTCGTCGACGAGCGCGACCGGTTCTACATGGCCATGCTCGCCGCGCTGGGCATCGAGAAAGGCAAACCGTTCGAGCCCGACTCCCGGGTGACGTCGATCCTCGAGACCGCTGCTGCCGCCGGGGAACTGATGGCTCAGGCGAATACCTTCGCCAAACGGTTCCCGGGTTCGACGTACTGGCCGGATCGGCACTGGGACCTCGTGCTGGCACTGGACCAGTCGAGCCAGCGTGCCCGATTCCACGATCAGCTCCTCGAGAGGGCCGCGTGGTTCTACGAGGCGGTGAGCTTCTCCGCAGCGATGAAGAGCACGACCCCAGGGCTCGGGCAGGCGTATCTGAGTTGCTACACCGACAGTGACGACCAATGGCTCGACGGCGGACAGGACTACACCCTGCGCGTCCCCGCAGACCCGCCGGCGAAACTGTTCTGGTCGGCAACGGTGTACGACGCCGACACGCGATGTCTCGTCGACAACGAGCAGCAGCGCGGCGACCGCGGATCGCGAGACGCCGATCTCGACTACAACGACGACGGCTCCGTGGACCTCTGTTTCGGGCCGCACGCACCGGCCGGCCGGGAGAGCAACTGGATACAGACCGTCCCCGGTCAGCACTGGTTCTCGTACTTCCGCCTGTACGGTCCGCTGGAGAGCTACTTCGACCGGAGCTGGAAACTGGGTGACATCGTCCGGTCGTCCTAG